The Allocatelliglobosispora scoriae genome contains a region encoding:
- a CDS encoding transglycosylase domain-containing protein: MTAPSRRKALSKLALAVLIASGLIAGVAIPVTAAAAWALDHAGVAYDELPSELRNPTSVQASYLYANDGKTLITTFYDQNRRDVKLADVAEPMRKAIVAAEDARFYEHGGVDVKSIFRAAVANGTSGDVEQGASTLTMQLVRNVLKNDPNLTAEEQAEAVEQTPGRKLREARYAITLDQTLSKDEILERYLNIAYFGAGAYGVYAASHTYFAKDPSKLTVAESALLAGLLQSPEADSPISGDETKALGRRTYVLHAMSAMGAISETTAKAADAEKLVLTQGATPNDCTAVPSAHNDWGFFCDYFRDWWSAQAAFGETVADRQTALRTGGYRIVTSLDPTVQAAAQKQALTVYGYSNKRAAPMAVVQPGTGRVLAMAVNRKYSVAPNPKGQKNYPNTVNKLIAGGGGIHGYQAGSTFKMFTMLAALESGQTLDTGFNAPGKLVTEYPDGGENACDGYWCPGNANPSWMNGYRTMWTGFGRSVNTYFVWLEQQIGAERAVAMAEKLGIKFRDEESADLAANSPGSWGAFTLGVALTTPLDLANAYATIASEGTYCSPLPVESITDPAGKALDVANPACHRAISADVARAATDAARCPVGQQSAFNRCSGGTATQVDSLLGGRDVAGKTGSTDGNTTETFVGFTPQLAAAMIAANPDDTRDAVGGPIQQDVIEAVARTLAASLKGQQKAEFTAPSLKLAFESGHNWTRPKKRDGDEAPNRTPTPGTTSPSPPSVP, translated from the coding sequence GTGACCGCCCCCAGCCGCCGCAAAGCCCTGTCCAAGCTCGCCCTCGCCGTTCTCATCGCGAGCGGCCTCATCGCCGGTGTCGCGATCCCGGTGACCGCGGCCGCTGCCTGGGCCCTGGACCACGCCGGGGTGGCCTACGACGAGTTGCCCTCGGAGCTGCGCAACCCGACATCGGTGCAGGCGAGCTACCTCTACGCCAACGACGGCAAGACGCTGATCACCACCTTCTACGACCAGAACCGGCGGGACGTGAAGCTCGCCGACGTGGCCGAACCGATGCGCAAGGCGATCGTCGCGGCCGAGGACGCGCGCTTCTACGAGCACGGCGGGGTCGATGTCAAGAGCATCTTCCGGGCCGCGGTCGCCAACGGGACCAGCGGTGACGTGGAGCAGGGTGCCTCGACGCTGACGATGCAGCTCGTCCGCAACGTGCTGAAGAACGACCCCAATCTGACGGCGGAGGAGCAGGCCGAGGCCGTCGAGCAGACTCCGGGGCGCAAGCTGCGCGAGGCCCGGTACGCGATCACGCTGGACCAGACGCTCAGCAAGGACGAGATCCTGGAGCGCTACCTCAACATCGCCTACTTCGGTGCGGGTGCCTACGGCGTCTACGCCGCGAGCCACACCTATTTCGCCAAGGACCCGAGCAAGCTGACCGTCGCGGAGTCCGCGCTGCTCGCGGGGCTGCTGCAGTCGCCGGAGGCGGACAGCCCGATCAGTGGTGACGAGACGAAGGCGCTGGGTCGGCGTACCTATGTGCTCCATGCGATGAGCGCGATGGGCGCGATCAGCGAGACCACCGCGAAGGCCGCCGATGCGGAGAAGCTCGTGCTCACGCAGGGCGCGACCCCCAACGACTGCACGGCGGTGCCGTCGGCCCACAACGACTGGGGCTTCTTCTGCGACTACTTCCGCGACTGGTGGAGCGCGCAGGCCGCCTTCGGGGAGACCGTCGCCGACCGGCAGACCGCGCTGCGCACCGGCGGATACCGCATCGTCACGTCGCTGGACCCGACGGTGCAGGCCGCGGCGCAGAAGCAGGCGCTGACCGTCTACGGCTACAGCAACAAGCGCGCGGCGCCGATGGCGGTCGTGCAGCCCGGCACCGGGCGGGTGCTCGCGATGGCCGTGAACCGGAAATACAGCGTCGCGCCGAACCCGAAGGGGCAGAAGAACTACCCCAACACGGTCAACAAGCTGATCGCCGGTGGCGGTGGCATCCACGGCTACCAGGCCGGCTCGACCTTCAAGATGTTCACGATGCTCGCGGCGCTGGAGTCCGGCCAGACCCTCGACACCGGTTTCAACGCGCCCGGCAAGCTCGTCACCGAGTATCCCGACGGCGGCGAGAACGCCTGTGACGGCTACTGGTGCCCCGGCAACGCCAACCCGAGCTGGATGAACGGCTACCGCACCATGTGGACGGGCTTCGGCAGGTCGGTCAACACCTACTTCGTCTGGCTGGAGCAGCAGATCGGCGCCGAGAGGGCCGTCGCGATGGCCGAGAAGCTGGGCATCAAGTTCCGCGACGAGGAGAGCGCCGACCTCGCCGCGAACTCGCCCGGGTCCTGGGGTGCCTTCACCCTCGGCGTGGCCCTCACGACGCCGCTGGACCTCGCCAACGCATACGCCACGATCGCCTCGGAGGGCACCTACTGCTCTCCCCTGCCGGTCGAGTCGATCACCGATCCGGCGGGTAAGGCCCTCGACGTCGCCAACCCCGCCTGCCACCGGGCCATCAGCGCCGACGTGGCGCGCGCGGCCACCGACGCCGCGCGCTGCCCGGTGGGCCAGCAATCGGCTTTCAACCGCTGCAGCGGGGGTACGGCCACCCAGGTCGACTCGCTGCTCGGCGGCCGTGACGTGGCGGGCAAGACGGGCAGCACCGACGGCAACACCACGGAGACCTTCGTCGGCTTCACGCCTCAGCTCGCGGCGGCGATGATCGCGGCGAACCCCGACGACACCCGCGATGCCGTCGGCGGACCGATCCAACAGGACGTGATCGAGGCGGTCGCGCGTACGCTCGCCGCCTCGCTGAAGGGCCAGCAGAAGGCCGAGTTCACGGCACCGTCGCTGAAGCTGGCGTTCGAGTCCGGGCACAACTGGACCCGCCCGAAGAAGCGTGACGGCGACGAGGCGCCCAACAGGACGCCGACGCCCGGCACCACCAGCCCCAGCCCGCCCTCCGTACCCTGA
- a CDS encoding ATP-binding protein, whose translation MADFIGRQRELSSLTQSLDEVRAAVAAERPGQCLMLRGRRRIGKSALVEAFLEASGAPYVFHTAEIGTGGDPLLAFTESVSSSSLPEAAVFSESTPGNWNAALRQLASILPEDQASVVVIDELPYLMDESGSFESVLQRAWDRELSRKPVLLILVGSDLAMMEALTSYGRPFHQRGMEMPIGPLNPADVAAMTGLDAAEAFDAALITGGLPIVCARWKHGEGIWSFLARELANPVSPLLVSAQLSLAAEFPEQAQARAVLSAIGSGERTFTNIARAAGGIAHTTLTRAAELLVAKRVIVGDLPISLQVSKERRYRITDPYLRFWFTFLGPHLAEIDRLRSDLTLARIRDGWTGWRGRAIEPLAREALARLLPAHGIRAAPAVGGFWTRSNDIEIDIVGADRPAIAKELLFLGSIKWLEHSSFDNHDLASLQQHRARITAEPLPLLAVTRSGSTARNLDAVFGPTDLLSAWQA comes from the coding sequence GTGGCCGACTTCATCGGGCGGCAGCGCGAGCTGTCATCGTTGACGCAGAGCCTGGACGAGGTGCGGGCGGCGGTCGCCGCTGAGCGCCCCGGGCAGTGCCTCATGCTGCGCGGGCGGCGCCGCATCGGGAAATCCGCCCTGGTCGAGGCGTTTCTCGAAGCGAGCGGTGCACCCTACGTCTTCCACACCGCCGAGATCGGCACCGGCGGCGACCCGCTGCTCGCCTTCACCGAGTCGGTGAGCTCGTCGTCGCTGCCCGAGGCGGCGGTCTTCAGCGAGTCCACCCCCGGCAACTGGAACGCCGCCCTGCGCCAGCTCGCGAGCATCCTGCCGGAGGACCAGGCCAGCGTCGTCGTCATCGACGAGCTGCCCTACCTCATGGACGAGTCCGGCTCCTTCGAGAGCGTGCTGCAGCGGGCCTGGGACCGGGAGCTCTCCCGCAAGCCCGTGCTGCTCATCCTGGTCGGCTCGGACCTGGCGATGATGGAGGCGCTGACCTCCTACGGCCGCCCGTTCCACCAGCGGGGCATGGAGATGCCGATCGGGCCGCTCAACCCGGCCGACGTCGCGGCGATGACCGGACTCGACGCCGCCGAGGCCTTCGACGCCGCCCTGATCACCGGCGGCCTGCCGATCGTCTGCGCGCGCTGGAAGCACGGCGAGGGCATCTGGTCGTTCCTGGCCCGGGAGCTCGCCAACCCGGTCAGCCCGCTGCTCGTCTCCGCACAGCTCTCGCTCGCCGCCGAGTTCCCGGAGCAGGCCCAGGCCCGGGCGGTGCTGAGCGCCATCGGCTCCGGCGAGCGGACCTTCACCAACATCGCCCGCGCCGCCGGCGGGATCGCGCACACGACGCTGACCAGGGCTGCCGAGCTGCTGGTGGCGAAGCGCGTCATCGTCGGCGACCTGCCGATCTCGCTGCAGGTCTCCAAGGAGCGGCGCTACCGGATCACCGATCCCTACCTGCGGTTCTGGTTCACCTTCCTCGGTCCGCACCTGGCCGAGATCGACCGGCTGCGGTCGGACCTCACCCTGGCGCGGATCAGGGACGGCTGGACCGGGTGGCGGGGCCGGGCGATCGAGCCGCTGGCCCGCGAGGCACTGGCCCGGCTCCTGCCCGCACACGGGATCCGGGCCGCACCGGCGGTCGGCGGCTTCTGGACCCGCAGCAATGACATCGAGATCGACATCGTCGGGGCGGACCGGCCGGCGATCGCCAAGGAGCTGCTGTTCCTCGGCTCGATCAAGTGGTTGGAGCACTCGTCGTTCGACAACCACGACCTGGCTTCACTGCAGCAGCACCGGGCCCGGATCACGGCCGAGCCGCTGCCGCTGCTCGCGGTGACCCGCTCGGGCAGCACGGCCCGCAACCTCGACGCCGTCTTCGGCCCGACCGACCTGCTCAGCGCCTGGCAGGCGTGA
- a CDS encoding PASTA domain-containing protein has translation MSETPTPEPSEPTPPPPADGSDLPRDARGRYLTRQQREEAKAAAAAGASEESEEERARRRRRRIILLLLLLLILLLVCGCVGYWWRNKNTTADPATSPSAVATSAAASPTGAASPSPSAAVTPSASPSAAPSPSPTTAATIAVPNVVGKKSNAAESILTAAGFTNVVFQDASGATVTPSISFVVVSQTPKAGSKVTADTQIVVVVKPQSSGLG, from the coding sequence GTGTCGGAAACCCCCACCCCAGAGCCGTCTGAGCCCACGCCGCCACCGCCGGCCGACGGCTCTGACCTGCCCCGCGATGCGCGGGGCCGGTACCTCACCCGTCAGCAGCGCGAGGAAGCGAAGGCTGCTGCGGCTGCCGGCGCTTCCGAGGAGAGCGAAGAGGAGCGCGCACGCCGGCGTCGTCGGCGCATCATCCTGCTCCTGCTGCTGTTGCTGATCCTGCTGCTCGTCTGCGGCTGCGTCGGCTACTGGTGGCGCAACAAGAACACCACCGCAGACCCGGCGACGTCGCCGAGCGCCGTGGCGACCAGCGCTGCCGCTTCACCGACGGGTGCGGCCTCGCCGAGCCCGTCCGCAGCGGTGACGCCGTCCGCCAGCCCGTCTGCCGCTCCTTCGCCCTCGCCTACGACCGCCGCGACCATCGCGGTGCCGAACGTCGTGGGCAAGAAGTCCAACGCCGCCGAGTCGATCCTGACGGCCGCCGGGTTCACGAACGTCGTGTTCCAGGACGCCTCGGGCGCGACCGTCACACCGTCGATCAGCTTCGTCGTCGTGAGCCAGACGCCGAAGGCCGGATCGAAGGTGACCGCGGACACCCAGATCGTGGTCGTGGTCAAGCCGCAGAGCAGTGGTCTCGGCTGA
- a CDS encoding LacI family DNA-binding transcriptional regulator, whose protein sequence is MTKRPTIRDVAALAGVSVATVSRVLSGDYPVAGATRTRVQRAVRELDYVVNAHARALSGTTSKVVALVVREVVSPFYARIAAGVEEQATEAHRLCLVCTTHGDPDRELEVIKLMREQQADAVILVGGVVENADYRERMYRYAQGLEDAGTRLVLCGRPSLGPDFPAISVEYDNAGGAFAATSQLLSGGHRRIAMLAGEPGLTTSDERIDGYRRAMAAFGAPIDPALIRHGWMSHEEGRRHVRELLAGRTAFTAIFAANDQMAAGALMELRAAGLRCPEDVSIIGYDDSPFAQDLWPALNSVHVPLDELGRTAVRLALAKSTGAPSRQQVMLGTHVVIRNSVRPATR, encoded by the coding sequence ATGACGAAGCGACCCACGATCAGGGATGTCGCGGCTCTTGCAGGTGTCTCGGTCGCCACGGTCTCCCGGGTCCTCTCCGGCGACTACCCGGTCGCGGGCGCCACGCGTACCAGGGTGCAGCGGGCGGTCCGCGAGCTCGACTACGTCGTCAACGCGCACGCCCGAGCACTCTCCGGCACCACCTCCAAGGTCGTCGCCCTCGTCGTCCGGGAGGTCGTCTCGCCCTTCTACGCCCGGATCGCCGCCGGTGTCGAGGAGCAGGCGACGGAGGCGCACCGGCTCTGCCTCGTCTGCACCACCCACGGCGACCCGGACCGCGAGCTCGAGGTCATCAAACTCATGCGCGAGCAGCAGGCCGACGCCGTGATCCTCGTCGGCGGCGTGGTAGAGAACGCCGACTACCGCGAGCGGATGTACCGCTACGCCCAGGGCCTCGAGGACGCGGGCACCCGGCTGGTCCTCTGCGGCCGCCCGTCGCTGGGCCCCGATTTCCCGGCGATCTCGGTGGAGTACGACAACGCCGGCGGCGCCTTCGCCGCGACGAGCCAGCTGCTCTCCGGCGGTCACCGGCGGATCGCGATGCTCGCGGGCGAGCCCGGCCTCACCACCTCCGACGAGCGGATCGACGGCTACCGCCGGGCGATGGCCGCCTTCGGGGCGCCGATCGACCCCGCGCTGATCCGGCACGGCTGGATGAGCCACGAGGAGGGCCGCCGACACGTCCGGGAGCTGCTCGCGGGCAGGACGGCGTTCACGGCGATCTTCGCCGCCAACGACCAGATGGCGGCCGGTGCCCTGATGGAGCTGCGGGCGGCGGGCCTGCGCTGCCCCGAGGACGTTTCGATCATCGGCTACGACGACTCGCCCTTCGCCCAGGACCTGTGGCCGGCCCTCAACTCCGTCCACGTCCCCCTGGACGAGCTGGGCCGCACGGCGGTCCGCCTGGCCCTGGCGAAGAGCACCGGAGCCCCGTCGAGGCAGCAGGTAATGCTCGGCACCCACGTCGTCATCCGCAACTCAGTCCGCCCCGCGACGCGGTAA
- a CDS encoding alpha-L-fucosidase translates to MTMQPWFPGAKLGIFIHWGIYAVDGVAESWSFYTGDVPYETYLRQAAGFTAAKYDPAEWARLFARAGARYAVLTARHHDGFALWDTAVSDLSVMRTPAGRDLIGPYVDALRAVGLRVGLYYSHSDWSHPDYASVPFVDPDREWDDGNRFATAAPGTSDPVRWQRYLAYREAQIGELVSAYRPDLLWFDGEWERGERQWRMRELRDTLAEWAPETILNGRMGGYGDYATPEQGLPIVAPDGPWELCLTVNDSWGFQHRDTNFKSVRELVRWFTEVIGAGGNLLLDVGPREDGTIPPESVQRLEGLGDWIAKHAEAVYGTVAGLPPGHHYGPSTLSADRRTIYLTCLDIPREIVTIRGLRNAVRRVRVVGSGAELAHRGSGGHGEVPGVTVITAPAPADLDDYATIIAVELDGELDLYRGTGRA, encoded by the coding sequence ATGACAATGCAGCCCTGGTTCCCCGGCGCGAAGCTCGGCATCTTCATCCACTGGGGGATCTACGCCGTGGACGGGGTGGCCGAGTCGTGGTCCTTCTACACCGGCGACGTCCCCTACGAGACCTATCTGAGGCAGGCGGCCGGATTCACCGCGGCGAAGTACGACCCGGCCGAGTGGGCCCGCCTCTTCGCCAGGGCGGGCGCCCGGTACGCCGTCCTCACCGCCCGCCACCACGACGGCTTCGCCCTCTGGGACACCGCGGTCTCGGACCTGTCGGTCATGCGTACCCCGGCCGGGCGGGATCTCATCGGACCCTACGTCGACGCCCTGCGCGCCGTCGGGCTCCGGGTCGGGCTCTACTACTCGCACTCGGACTGGTCGCATCCCGACTACGCAAGCGTGCCCTTCGTCGACCCGGACCGGGAGTGGGACGACGGGAACCGGTTCGCCACGGCGGCCCCCGGGACCTCGGATCCCGTTCGCTGGCAGCGGTACCTCGCCTATCGGGAGGCGCAGATCGGGGAGCTCGTGTCGGCGTACCGGCCGGATCTGCTCTGGTTCGACGGCGAGTGGGAGCGCGGCGAGCGGCAGTGGCGGATGCGCGAGCTGCGCGACACCCTCGCCGAGTGGGCACCCGAGACCATCCTGAATGGACGGATGGGCGGTTACGGCGACTACGCCACCCCGGAGCAGGGGCTGCCGATCGTGGCGCCGGACGGGCCCTGGGAGCTGTGCCTCACCGTCAACGACTCGTGGGGCTTCCAGCACCGCGACACCAACTTCAAGTCGGTGCGGGAGCTGGTCCGCTGGTTCACCGAGGTGATCGGCGCGGGCGGCAACCTGCTGCTCGACGTGGGTCCGCGCGAGGACGGCACGATCCCGCCCGAGTCGGTACAGCGCCTGGAAGGCCTGGGCGACTGGATCGCGAAGCACGCGGAGGCGGTCTACGGCACGGTCGCCGGGCTGCCGCCCGGGCACCACTACGGGCCCAGCACGCTCTCGGCGGACCGGCGCACGATCTACCTGACCTGCCTGGACATCCCCCGCGAGATCGTCACGATCCGGGGGCTGCGCAATGCCGTGCGGCGGGTCCGGGTGGTCGGCTCCGGCGCCGAGCTCGCCCACCGGGGGTCCGGCGGCCACGGCGAGGTCCCCGGCGTCACGGTCATCACCGCACCCGCCCCGGCCGACCTCGACGATTACGCCACGATCATCGCCGTGGAGCTGGATGGAGAGCTGGACCTCTACCGAGGCACCGGTCGAGCCTGA
- a CDS encoding glycoside hydrolase family 6 protein, which yields MRFTPLRGIAQSPLRRALVAATAVALGTTMVVSVATSASAAAGCRVDYTISSQWPGGSSTNVTVTNLGDPISGWTLTWTFPVAGQAVGSGWSGNWSQSGQNVTVTNLSWNGNLGTGASTGLGFNGTWTTSNPVPAQFKLNGVICTGGVTPSGSTSPSASASASPSASASPSTSPSTSVKSIILTPTSLVVAEGGTGTVNVKLSAAPTANVTVALARTGDTSITAPASVTLTSANWSTGVNASIAAAEDSDQTNGTATIAATASGYTSASVNITEADNDIVGRVDNPYAGARGYVNPEWKAKAQAETGGSRIANTPTAVWLDRIAAIAGTSGSSSNGSMGLADHLDAALAQYNAGTGPLTVQFVIYNLPGRDCSALASNGELGTGDLARYKAEYIDPIAAIEAQSKYAPLRIINVIEIDSLPNLVTNTNVATCATMKANGGYVQGIGYALNKLGALANTYNYIDAAHHGWIGWDTNFGPSAQIMYEAAVASGNVNNVHGFITNTANYSALVEPNFTINSTVNGTSVRQAKWVDWNFYVDELSFAQAFRTKLVQTGFNANIGMLIDTSRNGWGGSARPTGPGPTTSVDAFVNGGRIDRRIHAGNWCNQAGAGLGERPTAAPATGIDAYVWVKPPGESDGSSSLIPNNEGKGFDRMCDPTYTGNERNGNSMTGALSGAPISGAWFSAQFQQLMQNAYPPLS from the coding sequence ATGAGATTCACCCCCCTGCGTGGTATCGCGCAGTCACCGCTGCGTCGGGCGCTGGTCGCCGCGACAGCGGTGGCGCTCGGCACCACCATGGTAGTCAGCGTGGCCACCTCGGCCAGCGCCGCCGCTGGCTGCCGCGTCGATTACACGATCTCCAGCCAGTGGCCCGGAGGATCGTCCACCAACGTCACCGTGACCAACCTCGGTGACCCGATCTCCGGCTGGACCCTCACCTGGACCTTCCCGGTGGCCGGCCAGGCCGTCGGATCGGGCTGGAGCGGCAACTGGTCGCAGTCCGGCCAGAACGTGACCGTCACGAACCTCTCGTGGAACGGCAACCTCGGCACCGGCGCCAGCACGGGCCTCGGCTTCAACGGCACCTGGACCACGAGCAACCCGGTCCCGGCGCAGTTCAAGCTCAACGGTGTCATCTGCACCGGCGGTGTCACCCCGAGCGGGTCGACCTCCCCGTCGGCCTCGGCGTCGGCGTCTCCCTCGGCTTCGGCCTCGCCGTCGACGAGCCCGAGCACCAGCGTCAAGTCGATCATCCTGACGCCGACCAGCCTGGTCGTCGCCGAGGGCGGCACCGGCACGGTCAACGTCAAGCTGAGCGCGGCCCCCACGGCCAACGTGACGGTGGCGCTGGCCCGGACCGGTGACACGAGCATCACCGCACCGGCGTCGGTCACCCTGACCTCGGCCAACTGGAGCACCGGCGTCAACGCGTCGATCGCTGCGGCCGAGGACAGCGACCAGACCAACGGCACGGCCACGATCGCGGCCACCGCCAGCGGTTACACCAGCGCGTCGGTCAACATCACCGAGGCGGACAACGACATCGTCGGTCGCGTGGACAACCCGTACGCGGGTGCCCGTGGCTACGTCAACCCGGAGTGGAAGGCGAAGGCGCAGGCCGAAACCGGTGGAAGCCGGATCGCCAACACCCCGACCGCGGTGTGGCTGGACCGGATCGCCGCCATCGCGGGGACCTCGGGCAGCAGCTCGAACGGCTCGATGGGTCTCGCTGACCACCTCGACGCCGCGCTGGCTCAGTACAACGCCGGCACCGGTCCGCTGACCGTCCAGTTCGTCATCTACAACCTGCCCGGCCGCGACTGCTCGGCGCTCGCCTCCAACGGCGAGCTCGGCACCGGTGACCTGGCCCGCTACAAGGCGGAGTACATCGACCCGATCGCCGCGATCGAGGCGCAGTCGAAGTACGCCCCGCTGCGCATCATCAACGTGATCGAGATCGACTCCCTGCCGAACCTCGTCACCAACACCAACGTGGCCACCTGCGCCACGATGAAGGCGAACGGCGGCTACGTCCAGGGCATCGGTTACGCCCTGAACAAGCTCGGCGCCCTCGCCAACACCTACAACTACATCGACGCCGCGCACCACGGCTGGATCGGCTGGGACACCAACTTCGGCCCGTCCGCGCAGATCATGTACGAGGCCGCGGTGGCCTCGGGCAACGTCAACAACGTGCACGGCTTCATCACCAACACGGCCAACTACTCCGCGCTGGTCGAGCCCAACTTCACCATCAACTCGACGGTGAACGGCACCTCGGTCCGCCAGGCCAAGTGGGTCGACTGGAACTTCTACGTCGACGAGCTCTCGTTCGCGCAGGCGTTCCGCACCAAGCTGGTCCAGACCGGCTTCAACGCCAACATCGGCATGCTGATCGACACCTCGCGTAACGGCTGGGGCGGCTCCGCCCGTCCGACGGGCCCCGGCCCGACGACCAGCGTCGACGCGTTCGTCAACGGTGGCCGCATCGACCGGCGTATCCACGCCGGTAACTGGTGCAACCAGGCGGGCGCCGGCCTCGGCGAGCGTCCCACGGCCGCACCGGCGACCGGCATCGACGCCTACGTCTGGGTGAAGCCTCCGGGCGAGTCCGACGGCTCCAGCTCCCTCATCCCGAACAACGAGGGCAAGGGCTTCGACCGGATGTGTGACCCGACCTACACGGGTAACGAGCGCAACGGCAACAGCATGACCGGTGCGCTCTCGGGCGCCCCGATCTCCGGTGCCTGGTTCTCGGCGCAGTTCCAGCAGCTCATGCAGAACGCGTACCCGCCGCTCTCGTAA
- a CDS encoding nickel/cobalt transporter gives MILGGLLAGVALVLLGPAAAASAHPLGNFSINHLAALELHPERVDLRVIVDFAELPTLQAKSTMDTTGRRPCAALATDLAVTVAGEPLRWTLSTASLAYHPGAAGLETSLLTCGFTAPARLRSVAEVRIADGVFADRVGWRELTATGDGVALGAGAPPSRSVSDELRDYPRDLLTSPLDMRAATFTATPATFCSRTGSPQGSDATLCSKTWQGAGGGDGTAAGAAGGAGAAGGAGAAGASSAMESAGLWGAEIWLRDVVGSDGITPLVGVLAVLLALALGAGHAALPGHGKTVMAVYLAGRAGRPRDALAVGLTVTATHTGGVLIVGLLLTTTASLSGESLLGWLGIASGALVILVGGGMLLGALRHRRSRGTDHGDPMLAHTHGGQGQHRDDHAHIGPHHDPAGHEHGHDGHQHVHGHNHGHGHGHGADHTHGGHGHGGHRHGGWGLAGMGIAGGLVPSPSALVVLLGAVGLGRTGFGVFLVLAYGLGMAMTLTVAGLVILRLRDRWAGRRWMSRLTATHPSVTAGLVIALGCGLIGRAAGLLG, from the coding sequence GTGATCCTGGGTGGTCTGCTCGCCGGTGTCGCCCTGGTGCTGCTCGGCCCGGCCGCCGCCGCGAGCGCGCACCCGCTCGGCAACTTCTCGATCAACCATCTCGCCGCCCTGGAACTGCACCCCGAGCGGGTGGACCTGCGTGTCATCGTCGACTTCGCCGAGCTGCCGACGTTGCAAGCGAAGTCCACGATGGACACCACCGGTAGGCGGCCCTGCGCGGCCCTCGCCACCGACCTCGCCGTCACCGTGGCGGGCGAGCCGCTGCGCTGGACGCTGTCGACGGCGTCCCTCGCCTATCACCCGGGCGCGGCCGGGCTGGAGACAAGTCTGCTGACCTGCGGGTTCACGGCACCAGCCCGGTTGAGGTCGGTGGCCGAGGTCCGGATCGCCGACGGGGTCTTCGCCGATCGGGTGGGCTGGCGGGAGCTGACCGCCACCGGTGACGGGGTGGCGCTCGGCGCGGGTGCCCCGCCGAGCCGTTCGGTCAGCGACGAACTGCGCGACTACCCCCGCGACCTGCTCACCTCCCCGCTCGACATGCGAGCAGCCACCTTCACGGCCACCCCCGCCACGTTTTGCAGCAGAACGGGGTCTCCGCAGGGGTCCGATGCCACGCTTTGCAGCAAAACGTGGCAGGGGGCGGGCGGTGGTGACGGAACCGCCGCCGGGGCTGCGGGAGGCGCCGGGGCTGCGGGAGGCGCCGGGGCGGCGGGGGCGTCGTCGGCGATGGAGAGTGCCGGGCTGTGGGGGGCCGAGATCTGGTTGCGGGACGTGGTGGGGTCCGACGGGATCACGCCGCTGGTCGGAGTGCTGGCTGTGCTGCTCGCCCTCGCGCTCGGTGCCGGGCACGCCGCGCTGCCGGGCCACGGCAAGACCGTGATGGCGGTCTACCTGGCGGGCCGGGCGGGCCGGCCGAGGGACGCGCTCGCCGTCGGCCTCACGGTGACGGCGACGCACACCGGTGGCGTACTCATCGTGGGGTTGTTGCTGACCACGACCGCGAGTCTCAGCGGTGAGTCGTTGCTCGGCTGGTTGGGGATCGCCAGCGGAGCGCTGGTGATCCTCGTCGGTGGCGGCATGCTGCTGGGAGCGCTGCGGCACCGCCGCAGCCGGGGGACCGACCACGGCGACCCGATGCTCGCGCATACGCACGGCGGGCAGGGGCAGCACCGCGACGATCATGCCCACATCGGACCTCATCATGATCCGGCAGGTCACGAGCACGGCCACGACGGACACCAGCATGTCCACGGCCACAACCATGGACACGGCCACGGACATGGAGCCGACCACACCCATGGCGGACACGGCCACGGCGGGCATCGGCACGGCGGGTGGGGACTGGCCGGGATGGGGATCGCGGGCGGGCTCGTGCCGAGCCCTTCGGCGCTCGTCGTTCTGCTCGGCGCGGTGGGTCTGGGGCGAACGGGATTCGGTGTGTTTCTGGTTCTCGCCTACGGCCTCGGGATGGCGATGACACTCACCGTCGCCGGACTGGTGATTTTGCGTCTGCGGGACCGCTGGGCTGGGCGGCGATGGATGTCGCGGTTGACGGCGACACACCCCTCCGTCACGGCCGGATTGGTCATCGCGCTCGGCTGTGGACTCATCGGCAGGGCCGCTGGCCTGCTCGGTTGA